One genomic window of Elaeis guineensis isolate ETL-2024a chromosome 2, EG11, whole genome shotgun sequence includes the following:
- the LOC105051057 gene encoding GDSL esterase/lipase At5g55050, whose product MASLFSSRGVVSFVLLLGWWGFHLMGYNCCYGEGMVPAMYVFGDSLADVGNNNHLETLLKADFPHNGIDYPGHKATGRFSNGKNSADFLAEKLGVPSSPPYLSIPSNSNKTDVFMNGVSFASGGAGILDSTNSGQCLTLNKQIDYYSTVYGTLVQQLGSAQAQEHLSKSIFAVIIGSNDMLNYVKSSSSKNLKSTPQQFVDSLISSLQGQLKRIYNLGARKFAFIGTGPIGCCPSLRHQNKTGDCNVEANYLSVLYNKGATSMLQELKSQLGDMSYSFFDTSSALLLYIQKPASYGFAEVKAACCGLGDLNAKIACIPISTYCSNRKDHIFWDFYHPTETTAGMLVNTAFDGAQPFVYPMNIRQLSAL is encoded by the exons ATGGCTTCTCTATTTTCCTCTCGTGGGGTGGTGTCCTTTGTATTATTGTTGGGCTGGTGGGGGTTCCATTTGATGGGTTATAATTGTTGCTACGGAGAGGGTATGGTTCCGGCAATGTATGTGTTCGGGGACTCGCTGGCGGACGTGGGGAACAACAACCATCTGGAGACTCTTCTCAAGGCCGACTTCCCCCACAACGGCATCGACTACCCCGGCCACAAGGCCACCGGCCGGTTCAGCAACGGCAAGAACTCCGCTGACTTCCTTG CTGAGAAGCTTGGTGTACCATCCTCCCCACCTTACCTCTCCATACCCTCCAACTCCAACAAAACCGATGTTTTTATGAATGGTGTCAGCTTTGCCTCCGGAGGCGCTGGAATCCTGGACTCCACAAACTCA GGCCAATGTCTGACACTTAACAAACAGATAGACTACTACTCCACTGTATATGGAACTCTGGTTCAGCAGCTGGGGAGTGCTCAAGCTCAAGAACACCTATCCAAGTCTATCTTTGCCGTCATCATTGGAAGCAATGATATGCTCAATTACGTCAAGTCCAGCTCTAGCAAAAACCTCAAGAGCACTCCTCAACAATTTGTTGATTCCTTGATTTCATCGCTGCAAGGCCAGCTAAAG AGGATCTACAACCTTGGTGCTCGTAAGTTTGCGTTCATAGGCACGGGGCCTATTGGTTGCTGCCCATCACTAAGGCATCAGAACAAGACAGGAGACTGCAATGTGGAAGCAAATTACCTCTCGGTTCTGTACAACAAAGGAGCTACTTCTATGCTGCAGGAACTAAAATCACAACTTGGTGACATGAGTTACTCTTTCTTCGATACCTCCAGTGCATTGCTCCTGTACATTCAGAAGCCAGCTAGCTATG GATTCGCTGAGGTCAAGGCTGCATGCTGTGGCTTGGGTGATTTGAATGCCAAGATTGCTTGCATTCCAATTTCTACCTACTGCTCCAATAGAAAGGACCATATTTTTTGGGATTTCTACCATCCCACGGAGACCACTGCCGGAATGCTTGTAAACACTGCTTTTGATGGAGCACAGCCCTTCGTGTACCCGATGAATATAAGGCAGTTGAGTGCTCTCTGA